The genomic interval ACAAGGTGCTGTCGGTGGTGCTCACCGGCATGGGCGCCGACGGTCGTGAAGGCGCGCGCCTGCTCAAGCAGGGCGGCAGTACCGTGTGGGCCCAGGATGAAGCCAGCTGCGTGATCTATGGCATGCCCATGGCCATCGTCAAGGCCAACCTGGCCGACGCGGTGTACAGCCTGGACGAGATCGGCAAGCACCTGGTCGAGGCCTGCGTCTGATGGACGTGCTAAGCCTGATCGGCCTGATCCTGGCGTTTGTCGCGATTGTCGGCGGCAACTTCCTCGAGGGCGGGCATGTCGGTGCGCTGATCAATGGCCCGGCGGGCTTGATCGTGCTGGGCGGCACCTTGGCGGCGGCGCTGTTGCAGTCGCCGCTGTCGGCCTTCAAGCGTGCCTTGCAGATATTGCGCTGGATCCTGTTCCCGCCCCGGGTCGACCTGGCAGGCGGTATCGACCGTGTGGTGAATTGGAGCCTGACGGCGCGCAAGGAGGGCCTGCTGGGCCTGGAAGGGGTGGCCGATGCCGAGCCCGACCCTTATGCGCGCAAGGGCCTGCAGTTGCTGGTCGACGGCGCCGAGCCTGAAGCCATCCGCAGCATTCTCGAAGTCGACTTCCTGACCCAGGAGGGCCGTGACATCCAGGCCGCCAAGGTGTTCGAGAGCATGGGCGGCTACGCCCCGACCATCGGCATCATCGGCGCGGTCATGGGCCTGATCCATGTGATGGGCAACCTGGCCGACCCGTCGCAGCTGGGTAACGGCATCGCCGTGGCGTTCGTCGCCACCATCTACGGCGTGGCCAGCGCCAACCTGATCCTGTTGCCGATCGCTAACAAGCTCAAGGCTATCGTCATGCGCCAGTCGCGCTACCGCGAGATGCTGCTTGAGGGCCTGCTGTCGATTGCCGAGGGTGAAAACCCACGCTCGATTGAGCTGAAGCTGCAAGGCTTCATGGAGTAACCATGCGCCGCCGTCGTCATACCGAGGAACACGAGAATCACGAGCGCTGGCTGGTGTCGTACGCCGACTTCATCACCTTGCTGTTCGCGTTTTTCGTGGTCATGTACTCGATTTCCTCGATCAACGAGGGCAAGTACAAGGTCATCTCGCAGGCCTTGCTCGGGGTGTTCAACGACCCCGAGCGGAGCATGAAACCGATCCCTATCGGTGATGAGCAGCCGCTGAGCGTGCGCCCGGCCGAGCCTTTGGTCAGGGACAGCGAGCAGACCGAAGCGGGCCTGGCGCAGACCAACGTCGACCCGCTGAAGACCATCAGCGACGACGTGCGCGACGCCTTTGGCGACCTGATCAAGACCGACCAGATGACCGTGCGCGGCAATGAGCTGTGGATTGAAATCGAGCTCAGTTCCTCGCTGTTGTTCGGCAGCGGTGATGCCATGCCCAGCGACAAGGCCTTCGACATCATCGAAAAGGTGGCGAACATCCTCAAACCGTTCGCCAACCCGGTGCATGTCGAAGGCTTTACCGACAACCTGCCGATTCGCACCGCGCAGTACCCGACCAACTGGGAACTGTCGTCGGCGCGGGCGGCCAGCATCGTCCGCCTGCTGGCCATGGAAGGGGTCAACCCGGCGCGCATGGCCTCGGTCGGCTATGGCGAGTATCAGCCGGTCGCCAGCAACGACAGTGCCGAAGGCCGTGCGCGCAACCGCCGCGTGGTGTTGGTGATTTCGCGCAACCTCGAAGTGCGCCGCAGCCTGACCGGTACAGGTAGCGCCAATGCCACGCCGGATGCGGCGTTGCGCCGTGCTGGCACACAAAGTGCACCGGCAACAGCGAGTCAGTAACTCGTCAATTCTCCGTCACTGCGTGTTGTCTTGCTTGCTGAGCGCGGTACCTGTGGGAGCGGGCTTGCCCCGCGAAGCAGGCGACGTGGTGGATGGCACGGGCTACGCCCGTGTTCGCGGGACAAGCCCGCTCCCACAAGGGTGGGCGCTAAATTTATGAGTCAAGAGTTGTCCTATGAGAGTCTGGGCAGTAGCCAATCAAAAAGGTGGCGTCGGCAAGACCACCACGACCATCGCCCTGGCTGGCCTGCTGGCTGAGGCGGGCAAGCGCGTGGTCGTCGTCGACCTCGACCCGCATGGGTCGATGACCAGTTATTTCGGGCACAACCCCGATGCGCTGGAACACAGCTGCTATGACCTGTTCCTGCACCAGGGCAGCGTGCCCGAGGGCTTGCCGGGGCAATTGCTGCTGCCGACGAGCGACGAGCGTATCTCGCTGTTGCCATCGAGCACTGCGCTGGCGGTGCTCGAGCGCCAGTCGCCGGGCAAGAACGGCCTGGGGCTGGTGATCGCCAAGAGTCTGGCGCAGCTGTGGCAAGACTTCGACTTTGCCTTGATCGACAGCCCGCCTTTGCTCGGCGTGCTGATGGTCAACGCCCTGGCCGCGAGCCAACAACTGGTGATCCCGGTGCAGACCGAATTCCTCGCGGTCAAGGGCCTGGAACGCATGGTCGGCACCCTGGCCATGGTCAACCGTTCGCGTAAACAGGCCCTGCCTTACCAGATCGTGCCGACCCTGTTCGACCGCCGTACCCAGGCCTCCCTGGGCACGCTCAAACTGCTGCGCGACACCTATGGGCAGCATGTCTGGCAGGGTTACATCCCGGTCGACACGCGCTTGCGCGATGCCAGCCGCAAGGGCGTCACGCCTTCGCAGTTCGATGGCAAGAGCCGTGGGCTGATTGCCTACCGGGCGCTGCTCAAGCATTTACTGACCTACAAAACCGCAGTGCAGGTGGCCTGATGACGCAGACACGGCAAACCAGCACACGGCCGCAGATGGCCCTGCAATCCTACCTCGATGGCTTGTTGCAAGAGGCCACCGAGGCCGACGACCTGATCGAACTGCCGACAGCACCGGAGGCCTTCGCCGACGCGGTGCGCGAGGAGCAGGTGCGTGATGCACGCCAGCCTGCCCAGGCCACCCTCGCGGCGCCCCGGCCCTTTGCCGAACCTCGGTTACAGGTGCTGCCCAGCGTGCTGCCGGTGGAAGAACCGGTGGTGGCGGTGGTCGAGCAGCTAGTTGTGGCCGAGGCCAGCATCCCGGTACTGATCGAAGCGCCCGCGGTAGAACCGGCGGTGCCGGTGGTGGATGTGCACCTGCCTGCGCCGAACCTGCCGGTGCCGCCGGTAAGCATCGATGGCCGCCCGGCCTGGGCAGCGGATCCGTTCGAGTGCCTGCTGTTCGACGTCGCCGGGCTGACCCTGGCGGTGCCCTTGGTGTGCCTGGGCTCGATCTACAACCTGGCCGGCCAGGAGCTGACGCCGCTGTTCGGCCAACCGGACTGGTTTCTTGGCATCCTGACCTGCCAGGCCGGCAACCTGAAGGTCCTCGACACCGCGCGTTGGGTAATGCCCGACCGCTACCGCGACGATTTTCGCCAGGGCCTGCAGTATGTGATTTCGGTCCAGGGCTATGAATGGGGGCTGGCCGTGCACCAGGTCAGCCGTTCCCTGCGCCTGGACCCGTCCGAGATCAAGTGGCGCAGCCAGCGGGGCCAGCGCCCCTGGTTGGCCGGCACGGTGATCGAACACATGTGTGCCTTGCTTGACGTCGCCGAACTGGCCGAGCTGATCGCCAGCGGCGCAGTCAAGCAGATGCACGCCAAACACAAATGACACCGAACACACCGCCTAGCGCGGATTTTGAGGGGTAGGGGAATGAAAAAGTCGTCCGCACAAGGTTCCGAAGATCCGATCCTGCAATGGGTAACCTTCCGTCTGGACAACGAGTCCTACGGGATCAATGTCATGCAGGTGCAGGAAGTGCTGCGCTACACCGAGATCGCCCCGGTACCGGGCGCGCCGAGCTACGTGCTGGGCATCATCAACCTGCGTGGCAACGTGGTGACGGTGATCGACACTCGCCAGCGTTTTGGCCTGATGCCGACCGAGGTGACCGACAACACCCGTATCGTCATCATCGAGGCGGACAAGCAAGTGGTCGGCATCCTGGTCGACAGCGTTGCCGAGGTGGTCTACCTGCGTCAGTCCGAGATCGAGACGGCGCCAAATGTGGGTAACGAAGAATCGGCCAAGTTCATCCAGGGTGTGTGCAACAAGAACGGCGAACTGCTGATCCTGGTGGAACTGGACAAGATGATGACCGAGGAAGAGTGGTCCGAGCTTGAGAACATCTGAGTTGATCCTCGAGGTTGCTGTCATCTTCCTGGCGCTGCTTTGGGCGCTGGGTGTGTGGATGTTCCTCAACCACACCAAGCGTCAGCGCGAGCTGGCGGCGCAACAGGCTGCGGGCGATGCGCTGCGTGATCAGCGTATCAAGGACCTGGCCAAGCGCCTGGACGACTACCAGAACGGTACCGTGCGCATGGGTGAGGCCATCCATGACCTGCGCGAGACGTTGGCCACCTTGCCGGATCGGCTGGAGCGGCTGGAGCAGCGTGACCCCAGCAGCGTCACCTTCAGCCAGGCGGCCAAGCTGGTCGGCATGGGCGCGAGCGTGTCCGAGCTGACCGAGACCTGCGGCCTGACCCAGGCCGAGGCGGAGTTGATGAGCAAGTTGCACCGCACCGAGTGAGCTGAACCCCTGGAGCCGCTGTGCGGCCCTTCGCAGCGCAAGGCTGCTCCTACAGGTACAGCGCCATTTTGTAGGAGCAGCCTTGTGCTGCGAAGGGCTGCGCAGCAGCCCCAATTGCTCACAGGTCAGGTGGTAGCCCAGGAATGCATCCCACCTACCTTGGCCAGGCGATTGAGCGGCAAGCGGTCATGCCAGACCAGGCGCAAGGCCTCCATGTCGACATACAGAAAGCTGTTGATGCGCGGCATCGCGTACAGGTTGTACAACTGACGAATCAGGTACAGGTCGGGCAGCAAGCGGTCGGTCACGGCGTTGAGCATCGCCGGGCCGGTGATATGGCTGAGGCGTTTGGCGTACGCATAGAACCCTCGCGGGTCGCTGGCCAGGGTCGGCCGCGCCCGGTAGAAGTCCGGGTCGGCAAGAAAACGCGCCTGCATCTCTTCCGATATCGCCAGCAACGTCGGGTTGCCGGCATGGCTGCCGATCATGCTGGTGTTATACAGGGTGTTCATGCCCAGTTTCTGGTTGGACATGGGCGGATGCAGGAGCAACCCGTCATCGGTGGTCGCGAGCTCCACATCATTGATCGCCGCCTGTGCGCTTTGGCCCAATAGTTCGTCATCGACGTCCATGTACAGCCCACCTTCGGCGTGCAGCATCGGGTAGCGCAACACGTCTGACGCGGAAGAGAAGTTGGTGGCCACGCCATTATTGCCCTCGATCGCTGCCTGGTAATGGCTGAAATACTGACTCTGCTCGAAGGCTTTGAAAAACGCCTGGTCCTCCAATGGCAGTACTTGCAGCCCCGGCACGTTCCTGGCCAGTTCATCGACGTTGTGCGCATAGGCCTGCGGGTTTGCCTTGGAGAGGTACAGCCGGTACTGGTACGGGCCTTCTTCCAGGCGCCGGGCATTGCCAGCCAACGTCTCAAGCAGCTCGGGGCCAAGTGTCTTGTCGCCTACCCACAGCGATGTAATCCGTTGCGGGATGGGGCGAGCGCCGGCGGGAAATGGGCTGGGTAGCTGCACAGGCAGTTGCAGGTCGATACCCAGGCCACGCAGTGATGCCATGCGCATCGGGTCGGTGACGGCCCGGCCTTCGGGGTTGGCTGGGCGCATGTTGCCGGTGAGCGGTTCGGCTTCGAAGTAGGTCGGGTCTACCTCATTGGTGCCTTCCTCGGTGATGAACAGGTCGGCCTGCATGTCATAAACCAATTCAAGCTCTTCCGGGTAATCCGGCGTCTCCTCGTAATAGCTGATCATACGATCGGTGTCGCCGTTGTACCGCGGGTAGCGCCGTATAGAGTTGGCCACTGCGGCATCGCCGTCCGGCAATGGCGCGATGGGGGCAGGGCGGTGGAAGTAAGGCGCGACATCCACCGGGGGTAAATGTGGTGGGTCGGAAGGGCTCAGCGGGTAACCCCACTGCTCGTTCACCCGGCGCGGGGCGACGAAGCCGTCCTGCTCGAAACGCAACAGGCCCTTGCCTTTGGCCACCGCTTCCAGTGCCAGTGGCGTTGCATTGAGCAGGCCGTAGGTGATGTTGCCGATGCCGTCGAGCTTGTCGTGCAGGGTCTTGCCATTGATGGCTTGGTCAAGGCCCAGGCCCAGTTGCACGATACCGCCCAGCGCCAGCAAGGGCGCCAGGCCGGGCACCACGAAGGTCAGCGGCGCCAGCAGGTTGAGCGTGCTGTTGAGGTAACTGCGCCATTGGCGTTTGCTGATCTCGCTGTTGCTGGTGATGATGAAATCGGCATCGTCGTAGCAGCGCTGCCGCTGACGCAGGGCCATGGCCTGGAACAGGTCGCCGGTGATCCGCGGGTTGTACTTGCCGGGGCGGTAGTTGACATAGGTGCGCGGGGGCCAGGTGCCGTCGTCGTTGAAAAAGCCATGTTCCGG from Pseudomonas kermanshahensis carries:
- a CDS encoding flagellar motor protein; the protein is MDVLSLIGLILAFVAIVGGNFLEGGHVGALINGPAGLIVLGGTLAAALLQSPLSAFKRALQILRWILFPPRVDLAGGIDRVVNWSLTARKEGLLGLEGVADAEPDPYARKGLQLLVDGAEPEAIRSILEVDFLTQEGRDIQAAKVFESMGGYAPTIGIIGAVMGLIHVMGNLADPSQLGNGIAVAFVATIYGVASANLILLPIANKLKAIVMRQSRYREMLLEGLLSIAEGENPRSIELKLQGFME
- the motD gene encoding flagellar motor protein MotD; translation: MRRRRHTEEHENHERWLVSYADFITLLFAFFVVMYSISSINEGKYKVISQALLGVFNDPERSMKPIPIGDEQPLSVRPAEPLVRDSEQTEAGLAQTNVDPLKTISDDVRDAFGDLIKTDQMTVRGNELWIEIELSSSLLFGSGDAMPSDKAFDIIEKVANILKPFANPVHVEGFTDNLPIRTAQYPTNWELSSARAASIVRLLAMEGVNPARMASVGYGEYQPVASNDSAEGRARNRRVVLVISRNLEVRRSLTGTGSANATPDAALRRAGTQSAPATASQ
- a CDS encoding ParA family protein gives rise to the protein MRVWAVANQKGGVGKTTTTIALAGLLAEAGKRVVVVDLDPHGSMTSYFGHNPDALEHSCYDLFLHQGSVPEGLPGQLLLPTSDERISLLPSSTALAVLERQSPGKNGLGLVIAKSLAQLWQDFDFALIDSPPLLGVLMVNALAASQQLVIPVQTEFLAVKGLERMVGTLAMVNRSRKQALPYQIVPTLFDRRTQASLGTLKLLRDTYGQHVWQGYIPVDTRLRDASRKGVTPSQFDGKSRGLIAYRALLKHLLTYKTAVQVA
- a CDS encoding CheW domain-containing protein, with the protein product MTQTRQTSTRPQMALQSYLDGLLQEATEADDLIELPTAPEAFADAVREEQVRDARQPAQATLAAPRPFAEPRLQVLPSVLPVEEPVVAVVEQLVVAEASIPVLIEAPAVEPAVPVVDVHLPAPNLPVPPVSIDGRPAWAADPFECLLFDVAGLTLAVPLVCLGSIYNLAGQELTPLFGQPDWFLGILTCQAGNLKVLDTARWVMPDRYRDDFRQGLQYVISVQGYEWGLAVHQVSRSLRLDPSEIKWRSQRGQRPWLAGTVIEHMCALLDVAELAELIASGAVKQMHAKHK
- a CDS encoding chemotaxis protein CheW, giving the protein MKKSSAQGSEDPILQWVTFRLDNESYGINVMQVQEVLRYTEIAPVPGAPSYVLGIINLRGNVVTVIDTRQRFGLMPTEVTDNTRIVIIEADKQVVGILVDSVAEVVYLRQSEIETAPNVGNEESAKFIQGVCNKNGELLILVELDKMMTEEEWSELENI
- a CDS encoding DUF2802 domain-containing protein, yielding MILEVAVIFLALLWALGVWMFLNHTKRQRELAAQQAAGDALRDQRIKDLAKRLDDYQNGTVRMGEAIHDLRETLATLPDRLERLEQRDPSSVTFSQAAKLVGMGASVSELTETCGLTQAEAELMSKLHRTE
- a CDS encoding dermonecrotic toxin domain-containing protein; protein product: MPTTHINAAGVQYVRNHLATLPRPDRDAKQAIQDWLATQGVHLDPDQVEVVTLHIHPAGATQYQAQVVQRVSLTQAVLMNWQGESNNDFFGGLFKAPWAGRLPEDGPITCVEQLPAQPHVDNGAWYEVFNGLFKRTEPARYDHSTLLNVRAEALQRHIEALDFHTRYKASLDAYWRDQMPSYRLCCKLNFLAACNKQIGDGSLSDAARQLAWRAADVIPRGKGLRLSTLSIYGYASTDLLYINDSHSDLTLLYVPGNSSPLLEFASEALLKDWVGQHCKDATRRQALKQHFRLADGPQGIDFSGLDTALEGLGEYPRSHRLPPEHGFFNDDGTWPPRTYVNYRPGKYNPRITGDLFQAMALRQRQRCYDDADFIITSNSEISKRQWRSYLNSTLNLLAPLTFVVPGLAPLLALGGIVQLGLGLDQAINGKTLHDKLDGIGNITYGLLNATPLALEAVAKGKGLLRFEQDGFVAPRRVNEQWGYPLSPSDPPHLPPVDVAPYFHRPAPIAPLPDGDAAVANSIRRYPRYNGDTDRMISYYEETPDYPEELELVYDMQADLFITEEGTNEVDPTYFEAEPLTGNMRPANPEGRAVTDPMRMASLRGLGIDLQLPVQLPSPFPAGARPIPQRITSLWVGDKTLGPELLETLAGNARRLEEGPYQYRLYLSKANPQAYAHNVDELARNVPGLQVLPLEDQAFFKAFEQSQYFSHYQAAIEGNNGVATNFSSASDVLRYPMLHAEGGLYMDVDDELLGQSAQAAINDVELATTDDGLLLHPPMSNQKLGMNTLYNTSMIGSHAGNPTLLAISEEMQARFLADPDFYRARPTLASDPRGFYAYAKRLSHITGPAMLNAVTDRLLPDLYLIRQLYNLYAMPRINSFLYVDMEALRLVWHDRLPLNRLAKVGGMHSWATT